From Quercus lobata isolate SW786 chromosome 1, ValleyOak3.0 Primary Assembly, whole genome shotgun sequence, one genomic window encodes:
- the LOC115955425 gene encoding uncharacterized protein LOC115955425 gives MVEIPEGVRTRPLEIKQSYKEMHNGKTEASVMTIEEEEVSWYYDIMKFLKLGAYPDGVNKRERCSIRMMAIQYVLYGGKLYKRSYDGIHLRCLKKEEAKKVTKEVHPGICGL, from the coding sequence ATGGTTGAAATACCTGAGGGAGTACGGACACGACCCTTGGAAATTAAGCAAAGCTATAAGGAAATGCACAACGGGAAGACCGAAGCTTCAGTAATGACCATAGAGGAAGAGGAAGTTTCGTGGTACTATGACATCATGAAGTTCTTGAAACTAGGGGCATATCCGGATGGTGTCAACAAGAGAGAACGTTGTTCCATTAGGATGATGGCAATACAATACGTCCTATATGGAGGAAAACTCTATAAAAGGTCCTACGATGGTATACACCTTCGTTGcttgaagaaggaagaagctaAAAAGGTAACGAAAGAAGTTCATCCAGGGATTTGCGGCCTTTAG